The sequence ACTGCCTCCAGTGACGTCACGGGTCCGCGCGACCAATcgttggaggcggctgcggtgagggcggctgcggtgggggcgccctcgggggcggagcCAGGGCctggggcggggcctgggcgccctcgggggcggagcggagcggagcggcggtgtcgcCGCCCTCCCGGGGCGCCTGCTCGTTGCGGGGCCGAGTCTGCTTGTGGTCGGCGGGGTTTGGctgcgggggagccggggcgtgCGCGCTCAGGGCCTGTCAGCGAGGcctgggagcgcggcgggccgctGGCAGGTGACAAGTGTCCGTGCGTGTCGTGGTGTGTGCCAGagtggggggggtgtggggaagggtctagggtggtggaggtgggagagggctgTGCGTGTGAAATCCTGTCATTTCAGTCAAACCGCGTGTTCTCTGAGGTAACTCttgtatgtttgtgttcagCGACGAAGTAGCTGAGAGGTTTTGAAGCCTGTGGCCGGGGGAGGCGTGGCAGTTTCCTGCGCtgatgggaggagcagggaaagtggccagtgttactgctgttgtgtgcGGCATTTTGTGGCGTAAAGGCGGGGGGGTGTGCGGAGGGTCTGGAGACGGACACGGGCGGgggttttcagtaggaaagcgGCCGGGCTGTGCACGGGCGAacgttgtttttcaaaagcggAGTCgtctcccccgcccccctcccccccccgccgttaACGGCATCTCCCCGGCAACGGcgttcccccccgccccgcctccccccgcAGAACTGATTCCGGTGACGTCACGTCCGCGCGACCAATcgttggaggcggctgcggtgggggcggcgggcggggcctgggcctgggcctgggccgcggcgccctcgggggcggagcggagcggagcggcggtgtcgcTGCCGACTCAGGGCCTGGCAGCGAGGCCTGGGAGtgcggcgggctgccggcgggtgACAAGCGCGcccgcgtgtgtgtgtgtgtgtgtgtggcgtGGTGTGTGCTAGAGTGATGAGAGGAGTAGAATATGTAGGAAgcgttatttctgttacatagggcattttgtggtgtaaaggggggagggtgtggggagggtacagagctgtcctgagctgacagaaggagataggtgggtgttttcagtaggaaaactgccaggttgtgcaagatgttttcttggtctgttttccttgcttggagaaggcagtgttGCTTCAGCATTccgaaaaatgctatttctcaaaaacgctgttggaatctggctctcttttctgtcctctgtacctcagtggagaaaatggaaactgtttcactgtgaagaggtgacagtgcttatgcagtttataagaggaatattgttttgggttttttgtttttgttttttgttttttgtttttaaaccactgaaGCTCATTCTTAACACTACACACGATTTGGTACCTCAATGTGAAGtccttttatgtaatttctttttgcttttttacttttttaaaggtcttgtaCAGAGTGAGAATCtaactgtatataaattttcaatctttaactttctttgtgtgcttcctgttgcagacaatggcggcagaacagatttctgcagcttcgcTCCTTGACAGGACTGTGAAGATTAGGAGGGAGGCTGAAGAGCGGAAAGTGGTCTGGGCCTGGGGCCTCCTTAATATGTCTGTTGGGGGGATGATATATACTGACATGTATGTTGATTGTTATATCTGACTCAACTAAGTAAAGCATTCTACTttgtatatgcttaaatatttcataggacccagttactgttaaattgatcgcttcttccttttctttttaggactgGAAAACTTATAAGTTCCTATTACAACATCGCATTTTGGCCGCTCTGGTATATTGGTGAGTTGTCACAGCATGTGAATTAGTtttagggaggagggaaggtttcagccttcattcttcttgctggggaaagcatttttaaggtttggggtttttcgttgttgttgttgttttttaataaccaagcttcattttgttttcctttatcccttttggtgctgttggaatttcatcattttagtgacaagtaagaaagagtgtgaagaacaggtttcctaccttaaatgtgtttaatgtgtgCAATAAGGCTTTGGGGAATAGTTGAAATAGTAGCGCTGTGTTGTATTGTAGGGCTGCaggacatttccaaataatcaaatttggtttcaaatgaGTAGGCTCAAAAGTAATTGTATCTAATACTATTAgcggatgaaaaggaagaagagtgagagCAATGTCAGGTAACGAGTGACAGAAGGTTTGGCAGAAGACACTTGATAAATAGCATGAAACttcattgcagtgctttgtatcctgtctggaaaatacctttcgcttttacaaatacatattgtagcaacagaaatgaatttcaatatagaaaggaaatttatctctaatggttcttgcatgaaaaggagaagttgtCTTACGTCCGTGCTCAGACTGGCAGTTATTGGTAGCCCTAACAATAAACTATTCTTGATTTGtgtataaacttgttttctcagatcaTTTACTGTCACTCCTGTTTATGGTGCCTAGCATGataaaaacctttgtgtttgttctagagcttgcgcttgtatccctgttcagtctgaatgccttatttgatttttggatgtacTTCAAGTACACAATGGCACCAACTACCTTGGTCATGACTCGTAGACAGCAGATCCTTCTAGGGATGCAGAATGCAGGTAGgtgttataaattataaatactttttttaaagatgatatctTTCTCAAGCCCATGAATCTTTAGTGAAGTGAGTTCTCAGTTACGTCATCTGACAAGAGCAGTAAGATGAACTAACTGCAgcctataaaaattcaaaataaaagtgataaattgaTGAGCAATTaaggggagaagtggagaggaaacaaccaatacaaaaggagaaaaggagagtgggCTGTTAAAGGGCAGTGAGAGAGACTTAAACTTTATGAAGCTGGACAAGGAATTTGTAACCTATAAATGGGATTGAGAACAAGGCAGAGTGTAtaggtttgtatttaaatttggtatCCTACTATCATCATACTGACTGGAGAGCgccaaattagaaagagaaaagagaccttagtgtgcagtctgaaaatgacaggctagagagcagttgctctgaaaagttctgaaCGTCTAAGTGATGTTgtcaaatatagaaaaacttggcagagtttgaaaatacagcaaaagcaaggtgcTAGTACAATGTGTTACATACTACTAGGCtgcctccagagaaagagcGGCAGATACGGGAGTAGGGTTATATCACCGCAGCTGAGGAGTGTAATATCTGGGTTTGCACAGGTAAATGAGACATTAGATGTGCTAAAGACACATGAAGCAGGCAGGTAGAGTAGCTGaccaaataagttaaataattgCCTCGGGCTATGCAAAGGTGCTTGgtagaatttaactgaaattttaaattgtagaattTGTATTGAATTATGATCACGTGtcccagttttctgatttttatgtctttggggTTGACTGCTGAATCCTGTAGGGGTCAGACTAGAATAGTCTTTTTAGTGTCCTAGAATTTCCTTAAGGGAAGagagttgtgtatgtgtgttttgctgtgtatttaaagtgaggaggagagttctgggctgctgcatgtacagtgctgattgtggttttttttgcttattgcagCGGTACAAATAATTCCAGCACATGAGCTGGCAGCGAAGAAAGTCCCTTCTTCTACGCCTTCTCCTAGAGTCCAGGGTCAAACTGTGCTGAGTTACAGCCCATCCCGGCCCTTCAGGGCCAGTCCAAAGTTTACTTCTGGTTGTATCTCAGGGTACAGCCCTCAGCGGCAGGCTCTGTCAAGCAACAGCGCTTCTTATAGCAGTGCTTTAACCTATTcaccaagcagcagctacagtaaGGTAATGACCAAGGTGGCTTCAAGGGGAACggtttggctttgcttatcGTGTCCTTGTGTTGTGCTGTAAGCCATTGGAGGTGTGCGGCCGGCAGTGGAgggtcctgtgtgtgtgttcgctttgtttgcaaagcagatgaaatttgtcttgtcagtattcatcctctttccctggtgttaatttatttgttttagagtagctagcttgtttcagagcacagcaaaaataagaaactagaatgtaactacaaaatagcaaaaaccttCCCCCAAACGagagcatattttatagcagcaatCAGCAGAGTAATCAATTCTTATGTTGAGTCGATCTAttcatttagtttataaagtcaaaatggaactctcactttcctcatgtgacacaactgtttgcttttgtttcccaaagctttccagcttcagctcttctcctacTGGTTCACCATATGCCTCAAGTGTTGGGCCAGTGGAAAGCACCGGGCTAAGGTCTCGTTGCCACTTTTCACCAATGCGGTATAATTCCCGTATGAGTCAAGATGATGAAATCACAGACcgcaagtcactgcaaaagtacCTTCGAAgcgaagaagagaaacagcgtAGACTTCAATTGGGTACGTAAATAACTTCATGTAGCCTGAAAAGCTTGGCAAGGAGGGGATGTTGGTTTTATTGATGAGGAGTGGatgagaaaagttggaaaagattcctgcacagaaagagagctgctgaagtactAGTCTATATTATAGATATACTAATAATCTCTGTAGCATTTGTTGTGTATAGTGGACTACAATGAGTTGAAGGGCTTTATCACCTCGATGAGAGGGATATTttgtggagaaggcagttgaGCTAAAGGTGGTGAATTACCTGCAGGCAGTTTTTGTCTGGGATAGGGACAGTGCcttattaatataaagatgaaatcagtgtttatgcagacagattttggtgtatgtatttatgataattCATGAGCACATCTCTCCTGTCAAAGCCTTAATATAGTGACCTATTGCCTGCAGTGTTGCTTCTGTGATTACTTGGTGATAATTTTATGGCTGTTCAATGtcatttcagcaagttcatgttccagctctccttccagcagcccaaCCTTTTGGAACTACAGCCGTTCCTTAGTAGAGCAAGCACAGGTGCTGAGAAAGTACCAGTATCAGGTGGCTTACATGCCCCAAGCTCCATCAGCACACAAGGACGAAGCTCGTCTGagctctccactgactgcagaagaagtaagctcagcaccaaaggagccaagagagaaaaacagggctcTAAAATATGTGGCTCCATCCAAATGTGAACTCCGTCAACGGtgctagaaagggagaaatcctaTAGCATTTAACCATCTTCATACAGCTTGTAAGACTTTTTGCCACAAGgggtatacatttcaaattccggactgtaaaattttacaattgtaaaattgtaaaatgatttcttccttggtgAACAAGGTACCTGTGTTTAGGTGGAAAAGTGACTCCTGAgagaatttcaggtttcatgCTTTGTGGTCTTTGTAATTAACTAATACTCACCGTGTAGGCCAcggtggaaagctggaaacttctgttggtttggccaactcttcagaattattttatctgaagttgtttaatattactgtgTGTCTGAGAACAGACAGACTTCGAGTTCAACTCAAGAATGGTGGTTGCGGaacttttttttaccattttgtactctggataaaataaacttgtgacataaaaaatgactggaaactGACCTGTACCTAATGTAGTGAAATAGTTGAAGGTGTGTAAAATTGTTCTCCTTTACACTTGTGTCTGGAATAAGTCTGATtcaaaagaatgtcattaacgtagcttttaattaaatttgatctgttttctttatgtcgTACATTAACTTAGTCTACCCTGCAACTTGGAccaattttatcctaacagagCAGGGAACGCAAAACTGTGCGTTTGGACTCACGGGAGATTTAGTGTACTGTGAAAAGAGAGTAGGAGAGTAGTATGGTAAGCTGCTGTAGAATTCACATGATACAGACATTAGATGAGAGTTctggaacaaatgcaatttgaattATGTGGTGTGGCTGCGGTCAGAAAACGTCGTAGGCCCTAAAAACTCTTTAGTATTCTGTTAGGTTGCTGTATGTAggtaataatgttctttccataGGTTTGGGCAAGGGTGATTGTGAATCGACGACAGCTTGATTACCTGGATTCCTGGACCGCTAGGTTCAGAAGTGTAAGTCCGGTCCCTATGAActgcctgttcttgctgttagaataggtacagcagaatgaaaaagtacctCAGTGCTCCATGTATACCTaaggaagtgaaaagaattacatatttgagtCTATTTGAGGATTAGGGTGGGCTTGGACATGGAGACTAGAACAGCATGCTTGTAACAAAGAAGTATTAGGACACATTTTCAACCTGAACTTTTGCACTTGCTGACctaggtgttttctgttctgaaaactttacagctgtaaagttcacccacctttgaatgaagacacgtgcatcttaacacacagtggatgtgaaaagacttgttttttctttctacaacccaattttctgaattttttctgttttttttctcctgtatttcaaactccttctggactcaaataaagcatgggaaatgccagcccgttgactttttccaacagccttgaggagtgtaataaaaaaacaaaaagaaaattttggtcttAGGCAATTGCTTTAGCAGAGGAAATACAATCACAtactatgacaaaataatttgtaagcctAACTTTGAATTACCCCTTCAGTCAGCAACTATCACGTATGTAGTTCTTCTAAGTAGTGGGACGAGTGAAAtgtaaaagatttctatgagatgtggggttatgactgttctgtaccagattcctaagcatctgttcaTAAACCTACAGGCAGCTTGGCTTCAGTTCCCAAATCGTGTCACATACAAGTGTCACATATTGTGTTTATCAGgcccttcatttcctgaaagggttttgagagggagtggacccatgaaagtttaaattaccacTATGAGTGACGTGCAGTGCCTCAGAATaccccttttctcattgttcaggaaagctttatcagtatcactgctttctggagatttgttttcccaagtcctctatagtgaatttttggcattttagagggTCTTTCTAGAGCCAATCACCCCTATCTAAATTGATgctcttaattacttttcctccttggttgacttcaaagttcctgttgttaaactcctttgtgattgtaacagtgatgctgactagagagtaaactaacatttttgtcacattcttgttgcttctaagctttttaatttttgcatttctctttcctagtggattaatgagactattttagtgccacttgtacaagagattgagtctgtgagcagtcagctgagaagaacggggtacccagaaatgcaggttggagGTATGATGATAGAGTAACTGGGGGGTTCGCTGTGGTGGTTGGTAGCAGGCCACCCCATAGCAGGGCACTGCATAGGTAgtatagaaaacaagtctgctaagaattacagttccgtttcctgtttgtattggtgtgatctttgcttcatgtaatgcattttactaaactggaaggattcttcataagatttctggaaatactgataaaggcatgctgatgctgcaatagcataaaattcttaagcctcttgtttcctctgaattcattcctggagagttaaaggctcagattaacatccttgtatcttaaactgtcagaaaactatcACACGTTGCAAGGATGGTTGCCTGTCAGCCCTCTCTGTCTACGTTAGTATGtgtctttccaaacttccttaaaatcagctacttcctgaaaaacctattgctgttacttccttaaattgttacctgctatcttgtctgaaagcaaacaggccacaaaaagttttatgaaaacttagatgtgatacattgtatccaaatattgtttaagaactgagaagtcatcttatgactgtgataataataaatctatagacctaggaagtatttatttatttatttattttaacttaaattaattctgttatcacaggcgattaatcgtttgcatttaagatctaagatcattttaaggttaagatacattaaagtttatttatttatttattttaacttagaatagTTCTGTTATCAGAGATAGGCtattaatcgtttgcatttaagatctaagatcattttaagattaagatacattaaagattatttaagtactAGGTGTAGCACTAAGTGGGGTTGGGGAGGATAATCTCAGGTGGATTTTGGAGAGCTAtgggcattagaagaaaagatcttttggttGGGGCAgttgatttttgctgttttggggtcCCCCCCCgtcctttttaagcattttgatgagctagaattctagctaaAATTTCATAGTGCAACTCTGAAGGAACTCCTTCTGTTGCCCTATCACATGCATATCCCCCTCAATCAAGTGCAGGATTTGATaggcttcatttaaacaaagcctacttttttttggcctgtttgtagtctgtcctcaagatctgcatctgttgtggtgcctgtgaaaaactgatcacTTACTGACCTCATCTCCACCTTGCTGCCCTCCTACTGCTCTGTAAAATGGatgttacttcttccctttttcacactataggtttctgttttcttttggaatgcAAGCCCTTCAGATAAGGAACTGTCGTCTTTTGCGACCGCACAGTGCTGCATAACGTTTATGTTGTGTGGTTTAAGGGAGACAGCTAGTACTTCACTGggattggaaacaaacatttggagtattggataagctgttaactttgtataaatcttagtaaattatcttagtaagttaccttagtaaatagtgagacaaaaaagccagttcctccttgtaacattgcatttgttaaCGTCTTGTAAGGGAGAATGTTCAAATTTCTGTCGTGGATGCAGATGTCATGCTGGCTCTTGTCGCATGCAGAAGCCAGCGtcagcaatctgaaacaagcagcgcttgttaaagctccagtcatgccaactctgtacgctataatgcagtatttggatattgCAGCGAACCAAGAGTATTTGGTTGAAAGGGTCAAAGGTATGTGGTCAaccatactgactttaaaacgtTTCCGTTAGCTGGGTCAAGCGTCGGCGGTGTCAGATACCCCGTCAATTAAGAGGTTTGAACTAcagtcacagcagggagaagagctgcttttcaagtagcagaggtagtttttgcaacttcctcttttcataccaatgtaatgatgtgggacttggcatggaagtttttatttcttctctcagtttggggtgtgaagtgtcctatttaatcccttcattaattaccaataaaaaataccttgtaaacTCCACTCCCCTAACTTTATATAttccttagtttaatttttcctattttgtgcactgaaaatacatgcagtgttcTTGAAGCTAGTGTCAAATATGTCCTTCTTGCACCTTCAACCTCCagtagctgaataaattttgttttttcagagctttctcagggaggATACATGAGCTCATTCCGatggaacagaggaggagatttcaAGGGCCGTAAGTGGGATGCTGACTTGCCCACTGACTgtgctgtaagttttcaaagaaggcttaatataacttcctaaagtgtgtctttcagggtagatttttgtgtgtggtagcaattaagtcttttgaggaacatggtcaaaatcctgtttgcctcCCTATCCTGATAATCCCATTgtagtcagtgaaattatgcaagGAATAATGCCAATGGGATTGGACATTGTGCAGATCACAAAAATGCGATTTCATGTCTTAGTCTTAAGCCGGCCTCTTATTTAGACTCATCTGAGATGTCAGTCAGGTAACTGTTTTGGGAGCAACCTGACAGAAGGTTGCGGATTTGTTAGAGCAATATtctaccttattaaaaaaaaaacaaaaagaaaaaaaaaaagaaaagaaaaaagtctgctttaacAAAACCTCATAATTTCTCATGCAAGATgaaccttaaaattttcctttgctgtaatgGTTAGAAGAACAAACGGATTAAGTGGCGTgtcttcatgtttatttaattcagtaatttcttGAGAAATCCACAGGCATTACATTATCTTACTTGAGAACAGACTTGTAGTCATGCTTAGccaattaatgcaaaaggtcaggagaaagcacttcagtgaatacagtgacttgaaaattcaactgaaatagttaaaagaaaggcCACAAGATAATCCAGGGAGTGGAGAACAAGCTTCATGTGTGACTCTTCAGttgaactctgtatttgaaaggagagttcAGGTGATTTGATTCCCTCTGTAGATGTTCAGTtactggggagaagcagaaagaagattcatatgcaagttttacaaccttgctgacaaagatgcaacaagattgaattgctggaagctaaagttgagcaaaatctgtcttgaaataagatttgattttctagttgtgaagatgactaaatatttgggactgacaagctgggaagcagctctagCTATCTTGGTAGACAGCAAGCTGAGCAGTTTGAAAGTATTAAAGACCGTAACACAGACCATCACACCCtgaattcattgtcttttaatgaaaccagcTAAGAGAGATAGTACTGCACAATGTACTAAACTTGTAAAGATTCTGGGAAAGAAGTTCTGatataacagatgaaattaatattgaacACTTGTCTCGAAGCTTTGGCATTAACTTAAGACAATAAGTgccaaatgaagagtttttaacGGTAATGTTAGTCTCATTGCGTGcaacttaaagcaataatttccgCTAGACCTCTTGAGGCTTTGGGCATTTAGCccatagaaattcttctgtctgccaAGCAAATCCTATGTTGAACACAGGAGGTATCATACTACAGAGTAATTTGGTCACGCTGCACCCAAAGAATGTTGAGAAGTCTACTGTAAGAgttaaaacacaacatgcagTACTGCGATTTTCTCGCTGTTAGCTAAGAAGATACTTGTTCTaggactttcttccaaaatgttgagAGCTGGTAAGATTCATGAGCAGTCCAAGTTTgtccattgattttgttttgccattttttgacAAGAGAGGAGCAACTTGCTGGGTAAGTgtagtgtttggaaaagttgtCATTAGATCGGATCGGCCTCTCTAAgccaaatctttgcagctaGCGTAGAAACCATCATGAAATCAGGTATCTTGTAGTTTGTCCTATACATGCTATTCAGATCTGTGactttgcaaattctgtgagatgtgaagatagttacttgtatgtcaggagttcagttcacatgcagcacctttttaacgtgttgtgactgaaagggtttcatttacaggaagaataaacttgtcTTGACATCTGTGGCGTGCCCTGGaccattgaattcagtgctctAAGTGTTAAGCTACCTTGGGCTTCTAAACATGGTGGGATTAATTAAGTCCATGATGCAGCAACAGACTCTCAAATACCCTAACTAATGTCTgagattatggaaagaaagctgctgtcctgtcagtcttcttaatgatactaaaatgagatttgtttttgtttgcacagatccTTATGCACATATTCTGCACTTACCTCGATGCCAGACTGCCCCCTAGCCCCAAATACCCCGATGGCAAAACCTTCACTGCCCAACACTTTGTTCAAACACCAGATAAACCAGGTATTGGCATTCTTGGACTGcttgtttagctgctgtttcctgcttGGATCCCATCAGCGCTCTTAAAATccctatcttattttaaaactttaattcacagacattacaaatgaaaatgtattttgcatctaccAAAGCAACATCAATCCACCCCACTATGAGCTGATCTACCACCGCCAGGTCTACAATCTGCCCGAGGTATGATCGCgttagttttttctgctgtcaggaaacCTTGAGCAGAcctgatctgtttctttttcattcttccttttcctttggaactaGCCACATCCATTGAATATGTAGGCTGgctcagtgcagaaagcaaatgttaccacGATCTTTGGCCATCGTGTGGTAtttagtctgctgctgaatgatAGCTTCAGTGCCTAACTTAGGTACAtcagtgcccaggcagcagcttcctcttgttgtttattttctgatgatttattctaaaatcctaatttatgtAAGCTCTGAGGTGTGTTGCTATTCCTCAGTGCCAACGAGACTGATGCTTGTCTGTACGAGCTTTTGGAGGGAAACATCTAATctcaatatcaaaatactagACTTTTCCTGTACATCTTGATTTTATGATTGAGCCCCGAttgtgacttgattttctgatttcagaaaagctcttttaaaaagcatttaaaaatatttgagggtgataatccatctagaaaacaagcttggtctttttctggtgtttgcctaattgaaagataagaattgAGGCAAAACCCCAGCAGTCTAAGCTGTAATACCATTTCGCGAGGTCTCTGTTAtagttttttctcatctctgatgaTATAACAGGCCGACAGGGTGCACACTGCAGTATATGTatcttgcaaaacattttgaaggaaaaattgtgctgctcCACCTAAGATCAGGACAGGGgatgacagttgttttaaataagacattctAAGATATTAGTGTGGTTGtttgcatgtgatttcatttccaagtttttttctcttcccgtggtattcagggcagaaacaacatgttccatacattgcttatgtttctgtacatcataaagacaaaagaatctggGATGCTTGGGTAAGTGTCAAACGTTCCGTATCATTGCGCTGCGCACGAGATCTGAgcaggagctttctgttttgaaataccgTAACTGAAGTTGCTATCATAGGACGATactgatggaattaaaatgctcttctcattttaagtaatggcagcctttttacaaaatcatgtcagttttgtgtgcatgagcgtgcaggaaatgttttgtgcttttctttggtcttgtgctggctgaaaaatcctgtggagTCCATGCTGCGGAACAGTGGCCTTGGCCAGACAACCAGGTTGCTACCTTCTTGCTAGAAGTACtgtgctatttataaacaggagacagacactGCCATAGTGCTGTAATCTCTTGTTTTTGGCATAACAAGAGGAGTTTcgagtgcacagtgaaagctgcactgacataaaagcaatgtccggacttttttgttctgaaagagctgtctttaattcgaggtgaaacacgatacctacataaatgttaaaatgctgatgtgcgggattggcagtttttcttgtaatgaagatttgttttaaataggagctttaacttacttgtgtcttatcgttataatgctgtttttgcaggcgAGTGAATTTTGGTGCATCAGGAGTCAACGTTCTAGGGGTGTTTGGAGAGTAACATCTctagcaggactgcagctcagaagaacgaTCCTGCTTCTCCGACAAGACGAACTGAGCAGCATCGTTTCACTTGTTGCCTTGAATATGGACTATGAAATGGGataatttaaactctgctttatggacagaggggaaatgtttgtaatttctgtacagttttggggaggataCTCTGTAAAAcgttgtattgttttttactgatgaaatgtaTCTAAACAGGAACTCCAGGCAGGTCTTTTCTATTTGGCTCCTCACCT comes from Rhea pennata isolate bPtePen1 unplaced genomic scaffold, bPtePen1.pri scaffold_33, whole genome shotgun sequence and encodes:
- the LOC134154664 gene encoding transmembrane protein 209-like, whose amino-acid sequence is MGGAGKVASVTAVVCGILWQQISAASLLDRTVKIRREAEERKVVWAWGLLNMSVGGMIYTDMTGKLISSYYNIAFWPLWYIELALVSLFSLNALFDFWMYFKYTMAPTTLVMTRRQQILLGMQNAAVQIIPAHELAAKKVPSSTPSPRVQGQTVLSYSPSRPFRASPKFTSGCISGYSPQRQALSSNSASYSSALTYSPSSSYSKLSSFSSSPTGSPYASSVGPVESTGLRSRCHFSPMRYNSRMSQDDEITDRKSLQKYLRSEEEKQRRLQLGTSCSSSPSSSPTFWNYSRSLVEQAQVLRKYQYQVAYMPQAPSAHKDEARLSSPLTAEEVWARVIVNRRQLDYLDSWTARFRSWINETILVPLVQEIESVSSQLRRTGYPEMQVGEASVSNLKQAALVKAPVMPTLYAIMQYLDIAANQEYLVERVKELSQGGYMSSFRWNRGGDFKGRKWDADLPTDCAILMHIFCTYLDARLPPSPKYPDGKTFTAQHFVQTPDKPDITNENVFCIYQSNINPPHYELIYHRQVYNLPEGRNNMFHTLLMFLYIIKTKESGMLGRVNFGASGVNVLGVFGE